The Octopus sinensis unplaced genomic scaffold, ASM634580v1 Contig02682, whole genome shotgun sequence nucleotide sequence actatagcctcgggccgaccaaagccttgtgagtggatttggtagacggaaactgaaagaagcctgtcgtatatatgtatatatatatgtatatatatatatatatatatatatatatatattatatataatatatatatatatatgtatgtatgtatatatgtatatatatatatgtatgtatgtatattattatgtatatatatatatatatgtatgtatgtatattatgtatatatatatatattatatatatatatatatatatatgtatgtatattatgtatatatatatatatatatatatatatacataatatatatatatatgtatattatatattatatatatttttgtatatatatatatgtatttatatatatatgtatatacatttataatatatatgtatgtatattacgtatatatatatatatatatatatatatatatatatatatatatatgtatgtaaatatatgtatattatatacatatatatatatatatatatatatatatatatatatatatatatatatatacatatatatatattggtaaaaacggtaagataacaaaagaaagaaagagacctcaatattatgtaaatagaggaatttatatatatatatatatacatatgtgtgtgtttgtgtgtctatgtttgtcccctgacATCGCTtcacaatcaatgctggtgtgtttatgtccccgtaacttagcggtcatgattatgggtgacaatttcatatgacaccgctagaaaaaaactgccggtcaaaccgaaaagatccaaattaaagaataaattacaaaaaaaaaaaggacaaaaacaatCTCAAAATGGGGTGGGGGTGTTCAGGGGAGAGCCAGTCTGGGGCAGAATAAAACCAAGAGTTGCTTATTGTCAAGGGTTTATTACCGGTATCTTGAGTAGAGCGATTTGCAAGGGGTTATATCGTACGtcgaaacatttaaaaaatatacataggcgcaggagtggctgtgtggtaagtagcttgcttaccaaccacatggttctgggttcagtcccactgcatggcaacttgggcaagtgtcttctactatagcctcgggccgaccaaagccttgtgagtggatttggtagacggaaactgaaagaagcctgtcgtatatatgtatatatatatgtgtgtgtgtgtgtgtatctttgtgtttgtccccctagcattgcttgacaaccgatgctggtgtgtttatgtccccgtcacttagcagttcggcaaaagagaccgatagaataagtcctggggtcgatttgctcgagtaaaggcggtgctccagcatggccgcagtcaaatgactgaaacaagtaaaagagtaatatatatataatggtgtggagaggagaggctggtatgcatgggcgactgctggtcttccataaacaaccttgcccagacttgtgcctcggagggtaactttctaggagcaaccccatggtcattcatgaccgaagggggtcacaacacaaCTTAATCTCATTAATTCAAATACAAAGAcacttatacatatttaaaatccAAGTACTTACTGCAAAGCGTTGCGCATGAATTTCTCCGTAATATAATCTCTACAGTTGGAATTTTCAAATGCCAAgtaaaatttatattctttttctagCATTTCAAAACATATCGGATCGTCCGTTTTTGTACAGGTTTTTGTACCACAAAACCCATAAATATCCACCTGGATATATTTTCCAAGTTCCTCAGCATAGCCCATTCGATTATTGGTAGGACAGCAATTCGAAGTGAACCAAGCGACCTTCTTTGTTTTTCCCTTGGCATAATTTACGTCTTGTTTTCTCTGCCTTACTGAatcgataaaatataaatatttcaggtAAGGATATACAATCGTACTGTCCTCGCGATATGTAATCGTCCAATTGATTCTGTTCCCCAAGTGTCTAACTGACGGGTTGAAATTAGGGGACTCCTGTGTCATGTATATCCATATCTGATTTGAGTTCTTTGGTTTCTCGGATATTCCTACTGTCTCATAAAAGAAAATAGCGTCCACGCTCTCATGCTTTGTTTTGTCATGTGTAACCAGGCATTCATTGACTGGGCAGTTCTGTTCCAAGAAAGTCCCTTGATTTTCTTTCAATGGTCGCAGATACATCAAATTGTGTATTAATAATGTCTTAAACCTTCGTCGAATCGGTTTCGACTTGACATTTTCATCAGCATCTGACCGATTTGGGGACACGTTCCGTTCATCATTCCCCCGTCTTTTCTTTGCCGATAAGGTATATCCTAGCTGAGCATCCATACGTTCATTACCGGATTGTTCTCCCGGAACGAGTAAAGGCGAATAGCTTGTGTAGGAAACAGGTTGCTGTATCCCTATTACGACGTTTTGTTTGAATTTACAAAAATAGAGATAACAAATGAATGCGATTATTATCACGACAAAGATAAACGCAAAACATTTTCGC carries:
- the LOC115227328 gene encoding glycoprotein 3-alpha-L-fucosyltransferase A-like, producing MRTCRRKCFAFIFVVIIIAFICYLYFCKFKQNVVIGIQQPVSYTSYSPLLVPGEQSGNERMDAQLGYTLSAKKRRGNDERNVSPNRSDADENVKSKPIRRRFKTLLIHNLMYLRPLKENQGTFLEQNCPVNECLVTHDKTKHESVDAIFFYETVGISEKPKNSNQIWIYMTQESPNFNPSVRHLGNRINWTITYREDSTIVYPYLKYLYFIDSVRQRKQDVNYAKGKTKKVAWFTSNCCPTNNRMGYAEELGKYIQVDIYGFCGTKTCTKTDDPICFEMLEKEYKFYLAFENSNCRDYITEKFMRNALQHDVIPIVMGAHPDDYRKIAPENSYIHYEDFNSAKELAAYLHKLDKNDTLYNEYFKWKGTGQFYDVNLWCHVCSMLHHALDDKKQIWYENFGAWYAGKGVCIGKDRWT